In Niallia sp. FSL W8-0635, one genomic interval encodes:
- the rocF gene encoding arginase: MRKLTIIGMPMDLGQMRRGVDMGPSAIRYAGIFERLSKLFSSIEDWGDIAVGRPETIIDKQSNLKNLHLIAEKNQMLAEMVDKIIQSKSFPLVLGGDHSIAIGTLAGVTKHYKNLGVIWYDAHGDLNTAETSPSGNIHGMPLAASLGYGHELLTNLQGISPKVKPEHVVIIGARSLDEGERRLIKELGIKVFTMHEIDRLGMTKVMEETISFFKGKTDGVHLSLDLDGLDPKDAPGVGTPVPGGLSYRESHLAMEMLAEAELITSAEFVEVNPILDERNKTASLAVALMGSLFGEKLL, encoded by the coding sequence ATGAGAAAGCTGACTATTATTGGGATGCCTATGGATCTTGGACAAATGCGCAGAGGTGTAGATATGGGACCTAGTGCTATTCGCTATGCGGGTATTTTTGAAAGATTATCGAAGCTATTTTCTTCTATTGAAGATTGGGGCGATATTGCTGTAGGGAGACCAGAAACAATAATAGATAAACAGAGCAATCTTAAAAATCTTCATTTAATAGCTGAAAAAAATCAAATGCTTGCAGAAATGGTGGATAAAATTATTCAATCGAAGTCTTTTCCGCTTGTCCTAGGTGGCGATCATAGTATTGCAATCGGAACATTAGCAGGTGTGACTAAGCATTATAAAAATCTAGGGGTCATTTGGTATGATGCACATGGTGATTTAAATACAGCAGAAACATCGCCATCTGGAAATATTCATGGAATGCCACTTGCTGCTAGTTTAGGGTATGGACATGAACTTTTAACTAATTTACAAGGGATTTCTCCTAAAGTTAAACCTGAGCATGTAGTGATCATTGGGGCAAGGTCTTTAGACGAAGGTGAGCGCAGGCTTATAAAAGAATTGGGTATAAAAGTATTTACAATGCACGAGATAGATAGGTTAGGGATGACGAAGGTGATGGAGGAAACAATTAGTTTTTTTAAGGGTAAAACAGATGGGGTACATTTATCTCTAGACTTAGATGGACTTGATCCCAAGGATGCCCCAGGTGTTGGGACACCAGTACCTGGAGGACTAAGCTATAGGGAAAGTCATTTAGCCATGGAAATGTTAGCGGAAGCAGAACTAATTACTTCTGCTGAATTCGTAGAGGTCAATCCTATACTAGATGAAAGAAATAAAACGGCATCGTTAGCAGTAGCATTGATGGGCTCTTTATTTGGGGAGAAACTACTATAA
- a CDS encoding aspartyl-phosphate phosphatase Spo0E family protein, with translation MSDRKLLKDIEEHREMMIYLANTTSFSHPKVVDLSTKLDLLLNKYEKLCSELSIK, from the coding sequence ATGAGTGATAGAAAACTTTTAAAAGACATTGAAGAACATCGTGAAATGATGATCTATTTGGCAAACACCACTTCTTTTTCACACCCAAAAGTTGTTGACTTAAGTACAAAATTAGATTTGTTATTAAATAAATATGAAAAATTATGTAGTGAATTATCTATAAAATAA
- the sigW gene encoding RNA polymerase sigma factor SigW encodes MEAIVKKRIQQVLKGDKNAFGDIIELYKDKVFQICYRMLGNRHEAEDLAQEAFIRAYVNIHRYNMEYKFSTWLYRIATNLCIDRIRKRKPDYYLDAEVPGTDGLNMYSQIPSDGRLPEEDVEGMELQAMIQQEISKLPEKYRAVIVLKYIEELSLNEISEILELPLGTVKTRIHRGREALRKQLRYV; translated from the coding sequence ATGGAAGCAATCGTAAAAAAAAGGATTCAACAAGTTTTAAAAGGGGACAAAAATGCATTTGGTGACATAATCGAGCTATATAAAGATAAAGTGTTTCAAATTTGTTATCGGATGCTAGGAAATAGGCATGAAGCGGAGGATCTAGCACAAGAAGCTTTTATTCGTGCATATGTTAATATCCATCGATATAATATGGAATATAAGTTTTCGACATGGTTATATCGAATCGCAACAAACCTATGTATTGACCGTATTAGAAAAAGAAAGCCGGATTATTATCTTGATGCGGAAGTTCCAGGTACAGACGGCCTAAATATGTATTCACAAATTCCATCGGATGGTAGATTGCCTGAGGAAGATGTAGAAGGCATGGAACTACAAGCCATGATACAACAGGAAATTTCAAAGCTTCCTGAAAAGTATCGAGCAGTCATAGTTTTAAAGTATATCGAAGAGCTTTCTTTAAACGAGATAAGTGAAATTCTGGAGCTTCCTTTAGGAACAGTTAAAACGCGCATCCACAGGGGAAGAGAAGCGTTAAGAAAACAATTACGGTATGTCTGA
- a CDS encoding anti-sigma factor family protein, whose amino-acid sequence MTCSTKIISYMHQYLDEEIEEAHLKELKEHLDQCEECATHFHELKKTIALVQSTSHIQAPMNFTESILARLPEEPKRVKVKRWLRHHPMLAAASLFFILMVSSLMSAWNEDHQFSVSKQSNLIVENNTAIVPEGETVKGDIIVRNGDIKIEGQVDGNVTVINGKKYMASASQVTGEIKEVNEVFEWLWYHIKKTVTDFTGLFSKEDNKEKNSLPAI is encoded by the coding sequence ATGACTTGTTCAACAAAGATTATTTCCTATATGCATCAATATCTTGATGAAGAAATAGAAGAAGCTCATTTAAAAGAATTAAAGGAGCATTTAGATCAGTGTGAAGAATGTGCAACACATTTTCATGAACTGAAGAAAACGATCGCACTGGTCCAAAGTACGTCTCATATCCAAGCGCCTATGAACTTTACGGAATCTATACTTGCAAGGTTGCCGGAAGAGCCAAAACGAGTAAAAGTGAAACGTTGGCTGCGGCATCATCCTATGCTTGCTGCTGCTTCTCTATTCTTTATTTTAATGGTATCAAGCTTAATGTCGGCATGGAATGAAGATCATCAATTTTCTGTTTCGAAGCAGTCCAATTTAATAGTAGAAAATAATACGGCTATTGTACCCGAGGGAGAAACGGTAAAAGGTGATATTATCGTTCGAAATGGTGATATTAAAATAGAGGGACAAGTTGACGGAAATGTAACAGTAATTAATGGGAAGAAGTACATGGCTTCTGCTAGCCAAGTGACCGGAGAAATAAAAGAAGTGAACGAAGTATTCGAATGGTTATGGTATCATATAAAGAAAACAGTAACCGATTTTACGGGGTTATTTAGTAAAGAAGATAATAAAGAAAAAAATAGCCTCCCTGCAATTTAA
- the cdaA gene encoding diadenylate cyclase CdaA, with protein MSFADFPFLKYLANTVDIILVWYVIYKIITIIRGTKAVQLLNGIFVILIIKMLSDYFQLQTLGWMMQQVIQWGALALIIIFQGELRRALEQLGRGKFFSRSVVQEHELQEQLVESIVKAVDYMAKRRIGALITIERETGMSDYIETGIALDSKISSELLINIFIPNTPLHDGAVIIQKSNIAAAACYLPLSESPFISKELGTRHRAALGISEVTDSLTVVVSEETGAISITKNGDLHRELKLDAFREMLSSALITPSTKQTTSSKWSWKGKKNE; from the coding sequence ATGTCGTTTGCAGATTTCCCTTTTTTAAAATATTTAGCGAATACAGTAGACATTATCCTTGTTTGGTATGTCATTTATAAAATTATTACAATTATCCGTGGGACGAAAGCTGTCCAGTTGTTGAACGGAATATTTGTTATTTTAATCATAAAGATGTTAAGTGACTATTTTCAATTACAAACATTAGGCTGGATGATGCAACAGGTAATACAATGGGGTGCATTAGCACTTATTATTATTTTCCAGGGAGAATTAAGAAGGGCTCTTGAGCAACTAGGGCGAGGAAAATTCTTCTCTAGGTCTGTAGTTCAGGAACATGAACTACAAGAGCAATTAGTGGAATCGATTGTAAAGGCTGTAGACTATATGGCTAAACGACGAATTGGAGCATTAATCACGATTGAAAGAGAAACAGGGATGAGTGATTACATAGAAACAGGAATTGCTCTGGACTCAAAGATATCTTCAGAGTTATTGATTAATATTTTTATTCCGAATACTCCACTGCATGATGGAGCGGTAATTATACAAAAATCGAATATCGCTGCAGCTGCATGTTACCTTCCTCTATCGGAAAGTCCTTTTATTTCAAAAGAGCTAGGAACTAGACATAGAGCTGCACTAGGTATTAGTGAAGTAACGGATAGTTTGACCGTTGTTGTTTCAGAGGAAACGGGTGCTATCTCTATAACGAAAAACGGTGATTTGCATAGAGAATTGAAACTAGATGCTTTCAGAGAAATGTTATCTAGTGCCCTGATAACACCTTCTACCAAACAAACCACTTCAAGTAAGTGGAGCTGGAAGGGGAAGAAAAATGAATAA
- a CDS encoding CdaR family protein gives MNKLFNNVIGKNWFTKVLSLAFALLLFSYAYDPNESSTDVNVPGDSETAVLEDIPVTAYYDTENVVVTGIPKTVTVTLRGPTVHIQQAKLKKDFEVYVNLANAELGSKTVPLLIKDLSDKVKATIDPETIKVTLKEKVTKEFTVEAEYSSNAIEKGYSAGTPKIEPKTVKVTGAKEDIEKIAYVKANVNLDGNTNETVSQQAQVSVLDSSLNKLNVQVEPETVEVNIPVKRTSKTVPINIVEQGTPPANITIDSITLDKKEATISGPEDVLKEVESTRVEVDLSSIEKDEELTLPVIISNGVTAVDPELVKVTVKVTVGEEEQDEEEQKDPDSEETAAGENIETKTLSSVPISIQGLNSSLEATIDNPRSSSTSLRISGEQNRIRELSASDFNLYLDLTGMDDGDHEVPIKVDGPEDIDWELAIDTASVSITNKEA, from the coding sequence ATGAATAAACTGTTTAATAATGTGATAGGTAAAAATTGGTTTACAAAAGTATTATCTTTGGCTTTTGCCCTTTTACTTTTTTCCTATGCATATGATCCCAACGAAAGTTCAACAGATGTTAACGTTCCTGGTGATTCAGAAACAGCCGTGTTAGAGGATATTCCAGTAACTGCCTATTACGATACAGAAAATGTTGTCGTGACAGGTATTCCAAAAACAGTAACAGTAACATTAAGAGGACCAACAGTTCATATACAACAGGCAAAACTGAAAAAAGACTTTGAAGTATATGTTAATTTAGCAAATGCAGAATTAGGCAGTAAAACTGTTCCACTTTTAATAAAGGATTTATCAGATAAAGTGAAAGCAACAATTGATCCTGAAACGATAAAAGTTACGTTAAAAGAAAAGGTTACAAAAGAATTTACAGTAGAAGCAGAATATAGTAGTAATGCTATTGAGAAGGGCTACTCAGCTGGAACACCGAAAATTGAACCTAAAACAGTTAAGGTTACAGGAGCAAAGGAAGACATTGAAAAAATTGCTTATGTAAAGGCAAATGTAAATCTTGATGGAAACACAAATGAGACGGTTAGTCAGCAAGCACAGGTTTCCGTTTTGGATAGTAGTTTAAATAAATTGAATGTGCAAGTGGAACCAGAAACAGTAGAAGTGAATATTCCTGTTAAAAGAACGAGTAAAACAGTACCTATCAATATTGTGGAGCAAGGTACGCCACCAGCAAATATAACGATTGATTCCATCACATTAGATAAAAAGGAAGCAACCATCAGCGGACCAGAGGATGTTTTGAAAGAAGTGGAAAGCACAAGAGTTGAGGTTGATTTAAGTAGCATTGAAAAAGATGAGGAATTAACGTTACCCGTCATCATATCTAATGGTGTAACAGCTGTCGATCCAGAGCTTGTCAAGGTAACGGTGAAAGTAACTGTTGGGGAAGAAGAACAGGATGAGGAAGAGCAGAAGGATCCAGATTCGGAGGAAACTGCAGCGGGAGAAAATATAGAAACAAAAACGTTAAGCAGTGTTCCAATTAGTATTCAAGGATTGAATAGTAGTTTGGAAGCAACCATTGATAATCCGAGAAGTAGTAGTACAAGTCTTCGTATTTCTGGGGAACAAAACAGGATAAGGGAATTAAGTGCCTCTGATTTTAATCTCTATTTAGATTTAACCGGAATGGATGATGGGGACCATGAAGTTCCTATTAAAGTAGATGGACCTGAAGATATAGATTGGGAACTTGCGATTGATACAGCAAGTGTGTCTATTACGAATAAAGAAGCTTAA
- the glmM gene encoding phosphoglucosamine mutase, with the protein MGKYFGTDGVRGVANSELTPEIAFKLGRYGGFVLTKDHDRPKVLIGRDTRISGHMLEGALVAGLLSIGAEVMRLGVISTPGVSYLTKALGAQAGVMISASHNPVADNGIKFFGPDGFKLSDEQELEIEALIDKEEDTLPRPTGADLGQVDDYFEGGQKYLQFLKQTVDEEFAGIHIALDCAHGATSSLAMHLFADLDADISTMGASPNGLNINDGVGSTHPEALSKFVLEKEADVGLAFDGDGDRLIAIDENGHIVDGDQIMYICAKYLKETGRLKNNTVVSTVMSNLGFYKALEQHQITSIPTAVGDRYVVEEMRNNGYNLGGEQSGHIIFLDFNTTGDGLLTGLQLVNIMKVTKKKLSELAGEMKKFPQKLVNIKVTDKFHVTDNEKVKEVIAKVEQDMNGNGRILVRPSGTEPLVRVMAEAPTEELCEAYVNVISEVVKDEMGLPEE; encoded by the coding sequence ATGGGTAAATATTTCGGTACGGACGGAGTACGAGGTGTTGCAAATAGTGAGCTGACACCAGAAATAGCGTTTAAGCTAGGAAGATATGGTGGTTTCGTCCTAACAAAAGACCACGATAGACCAAAAGTATTAATCGGACGAGATACTCGTATTTCCGGACATATGCTGGAAGGTGCGCTTGTAGCAGGATTACTTTCCATTGGTGCAGAGGTAATGCGCTTAGGTGTTATTTCAACCCCAGGTGTTTCCTATTTGACCAAGGCTTTAGGAGCACAGGCGGGAGTAATGATTTCTGCATCGCATAACCCGGTCGCAGATAATGGAATTAAATTTTTTGGTCCTGATGGCTTTAAGCTTTCGGATGAGCAAGAGTTAGAAATTGAAGCACTTATCGATAAAGAAGAAGATACATTGCCTAGACCAACTGGTGCTGACCTTGGTCAAGTCGATGATTATTTCGAGGGCGGTCAGAAGTACCTACAATTTCTCAAACAAACAGTGGATGAAGAATTTGCAGGAATTCATATTGCACTTGATTGTGCACATGGAGCCACTTCTTCCTTAGCAATGCATTTATTTGCAGATTTAGATGCGGATATTTCTACTATGGGTGCTTCGCCGAATGGTTTAAATATTAACGATGGAGTAGGTTCGACACATCCAGAGGCCCTATCTAAGTTTGTTCTGGAAAAAGAAGCGGATGTCGGATTAGCATTTGATGGCGATGGAGATCGTTTGATTGCTATTGATGAAAATGGACATATAGTAGATGGCGATCAAATTATGTACATTTGTGCTAAGTATTTAAAAGAGACCGGAAGACTAAAGAACAATACAGTAGTTTCTACTGTAATGAGTAATTTAGGTTTTTATAAGGCTTTAGAACAGCACCAAATCACGAGTATTCCTACTGCTGTTGGCGATCGCTATGTAGTAGAAGAAATGCGTAATAATGGATACAACCTTGGCGGAGAACAGTCTGGCCATATTATATTCCTTGACTTCAACACAACAGGTGACGGTCTTTTAACTGGATTGCAATTGGTTAACATTATGAAAGTAACAAAGAAAAAATTATCTGAGCTTGCAGGAGAAATGAAAAAATTCCCGCAAAAATTAGTGAATATCAAAGTAACAGATAAATTTCATGTAACAGATAATGAAAAAGTAAAAGAAGTTATTGCTAAAGTGGAACAAGATATGAATGGAAATGGTAGAATATTGGTTCGACCTTCTGGTACTGAGCCGCTTGTTCGCGTCATGGCGGAGGCTCCAACAGAGGAATTATGTGAAGCCTATGTAAATGTAATTTCGGAAGTAGTGAAAGATGAAATGGGTTTACCAGAAGAATAA
- the glmS gene encoding glutamine--fructose-6-phosphate transaminase (isomerizing) gives MCGIVGYIGNQDAKEILLKGLEKLEYRGYDSAGIALSNGEGVQVFKEKGRIADLRNIVDEDVFAPAGIGHTRWATHGVPSRLNAHPHKSASERFTIVHNGVIENYDLLKKEYLADVSLISDTDTEVVVQLIEHFVEAGSDVKAAFVQTLNLLKGSYAFALLDEQNKDMIYVAKNKSPLLIGLGESFNVIASDAMAMLQVTDQYVELVDKEIVIVTKDGVTIETLEGEIISREAYTAELDASDIEKGTYPHYMLKEIDEQPVAIRKIIQEYQDKDGKLTIDPAIVEAVNAADRLYIVAAGTSYHAGLLGKQFIEKLAKVPVEVHVASEFGYNMPLLSEKPLFIFITQSGETADSRAVLVQVKEMGYPTLTITNVPGSTLSREADHTLLLYAGPEIAVASTKAYTSQMAVLSILAEVIAKSKGYDVDLDLIHELGIIANAMEVIFEDKEELEAIAKEYLETSRNAFFIGRGIDYYVGLEGALKLKEISYIQAEGFAGGELKHGTIALIEDGTPIIALATQESVNLSIRGNVKEVVARGANPCIISMKGLEMDGDRYIVPAVHDLLTPLISVVPLQLIAYYAALHRGCDVDKPRNLAKSVTVE, from the coding sequence ATGTGCGGAATTGTTGGTTATATTGGAAACCAGGATGCGAAAGAGATTTTATTAAAAGGTTTAGAAAAACTAGAGTATAGAGGCTATGACTCAGCTGGTATTGCTTTAAGCAATGGAGAAGGAGTTCAAGTTTTTAAAGAAAAAGGACGAATTGCAGACCTTCGTAATATTGTGGACGAAGATGTATTTGCACCAGCAGGAATTGGCCATACACGCTGGGCAACACATGGTGTACCAAGCAGATTAAACGCTCATCCACATAAAAGTGCTTCAGAACGTTTCACAATTGTTCATAATGGAGTAATTGAGAACTATGACTTATTAAAGAAAGAATATCTTGCTGATGTTTCTTTAATAAGTGATACAGACACAGAAGTAGTAGTTCAACTTATTGAACATTTTGTTGAAGCTGGAAGTGATGTAAAGGCAGCTTTTGTTCAAACATTAAACTTATTAAAAGGGTCTTATGCTTTTGCTTTATTAGATGAGCAAAACAAAGATATGATATATGTAGCAAAAAATAAAAGTCCCCTATTGATTGGCTTAGGAGAAAGCTTCAATGTTATTGCTAGTGACGCAATGGCTATGCTTCAAGTAACAGATCAATATGTAGAATTAGTGGATAAAGAAATTGTTATCGTGACAAAAGATGGTGTAACAATCGAGACTTTAGAGGGAGAAATTATTTCCCGGGAAGCATATACGGCTGAATTAGATGCTAGTGATATTGAAAAAGGCACTTACCCTCATTATATGCTAAAAGAAATTGACGAACAGCCAGTAGCTATTCGTAAAATCATTCAAGAATATCAAGATAAAGATGGCAAGCTAACAATTGACCCCGCGATTGTTGAAGCAGTAAATGCTGCAGATCGTCTATATATTGTTGCTGCTGGAACATCTTATCATGCCGGTCTTCTTGGAAAGCAATTTATTGAGAAATTAGCAAAAGTTCCAGTAGAGGTACATGTAGCTAGTGAATTTGGCTACAATATGCCATTGCTTTCGGAAAAACCTTTATTCATTTTCATTACGCAAAGTGGAGAAACAGCAGACAGCCGTGCCGTACTTGTACAAGTGAAAGAAATGGGTTATCCAACTCTAACAATCACAAATGTACCAGGCTCCACACTGTCTCGTGAAGCTGACCACACCTTATTATTATATGCTGGTCCTGAAATTGCTGTAGCTTCTACTAAAGCTTATACTTCGCAGATGGCTGTACTATCTATACTTGCAGAAGTAATAGCGAAAAGCAAAGGCTATGACGTAGATCTTGACCTTATTCATGAATTAGGCATCATTGCAAATGCAATGGAGGTTATTTTTGAAGATAAGGAAGAGCTTGAGGCAATCGCCAAGGAATATCTTGAAACATCAAGAAACGCTTTCTTTATCGGACGTGGAATTGATTATTATGTTGGTTTAGAAGGTGCATTAAAATTAAAAGAAATCTCTTACATCCAAGCAGAAGGCTTCGCAGGTGGAGAATTAAAGCATGGAACGATTGCTTTAATTGAAGATGGAACACCTATTATCGCATTAGCAACACAAGAAAGTGTTAACTTAAGCATACGTGGTAACGTAAAAGAGGTAGTGGCCCGTGGAGCAAATCCTTGCATCATTTCTATGAAAGGGTTAGAAATGGATGGCGACCGCTACATCGTACCAGCTGTGCACGACCTGTTAACACCCCTTATCTCTGTAGTACCATTACAATTAATTGCTTATTATGCAGCACTTCATAGAGGTTGTGATGTAGATAAACCACGTAACTTGGCTAAGAGTGTTACGGTGGAGTAA
- a CDS encoding helix-turn-helix domain-containing protein, with translation MTLEKDDSKQVVIQVGTVLKKLRKERRLSLENLSEISGVSKLTLGNIERGETNPTIGVLWKISKSLSIPLMALFSSGNSVTVSRAGSGLRISGAGGNWAVEPIFQNPNDGMEMYRAYLQPNSSYHSEKHHHNTTELATVMSGTITINVNNKSYTLNEYDSISFDANGMHSYINNTDKVVVLHILLKYGI, from the coding sequence ATGACTTTAGAAAAAGATGATTCAAAGCAGGTAGTTATTCAAGTTGGAACAGTTCTTAAAAAATTGCGAAAAGAGAGGCGGTTGAGTCTCGAAAATTTATCTGAGATATCAGGTGTGAGTAAGCTGACGCTGGGAAATATTGAACGGGGAGAAACCAATCCAACAATCGGTGTATTATGGAAGATTTCGAAAAGTTTATCTATCCCTCTCATGGCTTTATTTTCATCGGGAAACAGTGTGACTGTATCGCGAGCTGGGAGCGGGTTAAGAATTTCAGGGGCTGGCGGAAATTGGGCAGTGGAGCCAATTTTCCAGAATCCAAATGATGGGATGGAAATGTATCGTGCCTATTTACAGCCGAATAGTTCCTATCATTCAGAAAAGCATCACCATAATACGACTGAACTTGCTACGGTAATGTCGGGAACCATAACTATTAATGTAAATAATAAGTCATACACCTTAAATGAATATGATTCTATTAGTTTTGATGCAAATGGAATGCATTCCTATATAAATAATACCGATAAAGTTGTTGTTCTCCATATTTTATTGAAATACGGGATTTAG
- a CDS encoding CynX/NimT family MFS transporter, translating to MINQHIRSNPGVRKSAVWMIIVGIIFIAVNLRAPLTSVGPLVGFIRDDMHISNTMAGMITTLPLLSFAFFSPMVPKLARKFGVEVMIMTSIIFLTIGIILRSLSGGVAPLYIGTAVLGLAISVSNVLLPSLIKQEFPTRIGLMIGVYSISMNLLGAIASGISVPIAIGLGFGWQGGLGIWGMLSFLSILFWFPQVKHLNTETATVQNKVVDSQVNLWRSPLAWQVTLFMGLQSMVFYILIAWLPEILQQQGISSDKSGWLLSVMQLALLPFTFIVPIIAGRMKSQHSLVIITTVLLLSGTLGLIYGSSSLIVWWIVMIGIGGGFAFSLAMMFFGLRTENARQAAELSGMAQSVGYLLAAIGPTLFGYLHDVTNSWNTTLFILVGASLLLFVFGLGAARNQYVGNVKSNNK from the coding sequence ATGATTAATCAACATATACGATCAAATCCAGGTGTTCGTAAATCAGCAGTTTGGATGATTATTGTAGGCATTATATTTATTGCTGTTAATTTAAGAGCTCCATTAACTTCAGTTGGTCCTTTAGTTGGATTTATAAGGGATGATATGCATATTTCCAACACAATGGCAGGTATGATTACCACGTTGCCATTGTTATCTTTTGCCTTTTTTTCACCAATGGTACCTAAATTAGCTCGTAAATTTGGTGTAGAAGTCATGATTATGACGTCTATCATCTTTCTTACGATAGGAATTATTTTACGTTCCCTATCAGGAGGGGTTGCTCCTTTATATATTGGTACTGCTGTTCTAGGGTTGGCCATTTCTGTCTCTAATGTATTATTGCCTAGTCTTATTAAACAAGAGTTTCCAACACGAATCGGATTAATGATAGGAGTATATTCCATTTCTATGAACCTATTAGGTGCTATTGCTTCTGGAATTAGTGTTCCAATTGCCATTGGGCTAGGATTTGGTTGGCAAGGTGGATTGGGGATTTGGGGGATGCTAAGCTTCCTATCCATTTTATTCTGGTTTCCTCAAGTAAAACATCTCAACACGGAAACAGCGACTGTTCAAAATAAAGTAGTTGATAGTCAAGTGAATTTGTGGCGTTCTCCACTAGCATGGCAAGTGACACTCTTTATGGGATTACAATCGATGGTGTTTTACATACTTATTGCATGGCTGCCTGAGATTTTACAACAACAAGGAATAAGTTCAGACAAATCTGGCTGGTTGCTTTCTGTTATGCAATTAGCGTTACTTCCATTTACTTTTATCGTTCCAATTATTGCAGGGCGTATGAAAAGCCAGCATTCCTTGGTAATTATAACTACTGTCTTACTATTATCGGGAACACTTGGATTAATTTACGGAAGTTCGAGTTTAATTGTATGGTGGATTGTCATGATAGGTATTGGAGGAGGCTTTGCATTCAGTTTAGCAATGATGTTTTTTGGCTTACGAACAGAGAATGCTAGGCAGGCTGCAGAACTATCTGGTATGGCTCAATCAGTTGGCTATTTACTCGCTGCTATCGGTCCAACCCTCTTCGGTTATTTACATGATGTAACAAATAGCTGGAATACGACACTGTTTATTTTGGTTGGTGCGTCGTTATTACTCTTTGTATTTGGGTTAGGAGCAGCTAGAAATCAATATGTAGGCAATGTTAAATCGAATAATAAATAG
- a CDS encoding DUF3243 domain-containing protein — MDRKAIHDKLVNFNEFKSYLSSKIELGKNLGMDEEQLAKGAEKVAGYLAKNSEPQNREEALLQQLWKVGNEEERHKLAHMLVKLAN; from the coding sequence ATGGACAGAAAAGCAATCCACGATAAGCTAGTGAATTTTAACGAGTTCAAATCTTATCTTAGCAGCAAAATAGAATTAGGGAAAAATCTCGGCATGGATGAAGAACAATTAGCGAAGGGTGCAGAAAAAGTTGCTGGCTATCTTGCTAAAAATTCGGAACCGCAAAATCGGGAGGAAGCGCTTCTTCAGCAACTTTGGAAGGTAGGAAATGAAGAAGAACGGCATAAATTAGCCCATATGCTTGTGAAATTGGCTAATTAA
- a CDS encoding DUF3885 domain-containing protein: MNVKEYIDSTFPGLVLKPGLNQQWNNRGIHFEFAKELYPLKEGKEKLNPAYFRTVYHQAISLFHHLFALEDKFLFVTNIYWYKDDARRRKKKIKAYNYYIKSKDVLFSLKQETLPYLFEEEEALDYCTSQFSLECTKQDIIYPLLIQAICNQDFPSLKPRLSNPYYSYEPDIFLINVTKNIIFFIYDDRGCEVIAENIETLHPLYRKYRDWVDEYYLEKIEGLFSSRPHVSENQDGR; encoded by the coding sequence ATGAACGTAAAAGAATATATAGATTCTACTTTTCCTGGCCTTGTTTTAAAGCCAGGTCTTAATCAGCAATGGAACAACAGAGGCATTCATTTTGAATTTGCTAAAGAACTTTATCCATTGAAGGAGGGGAAAGAGAAGTTAAATCCTGCTTATTTTCGCACTGTCTATCATCAAGCAATCTCCCTTTTTCATCATCTTTTCGCATTGGAAGATAAGTTCCTTTTCGTTACCAATATTTATTGGTACAAAGATGATGCAAGAAGAAGAAAGAAGAAAATAAAGGCTTATAACTATTACATAAAAAGCAAAGATGTACTATTTTCCTTAAAGCAAGAAACGCTTCCTTATCTATTTGAAGAAGAAGAGGCACTTGATTATTGCACTTCTCAGTTTTCATTAGAATGTACAAAGCAAGATATTATTTATCCATTGCTTATTCAGGCAATTTGTAATCAGGATTTCCCTTCATTAAAACCGAGATTAAGTAATCCTTATTATAGTTATGAACCAGATATATTTTTAATAAATGTTACAAAGAATATTATCTTTTTCATTTATGATGATAGAGGGTGCGAAGTTATTGCTGAGAATATCGAAACATTACACCCTCTATATAGAAAATATAGGGATTGGGTTGATGAATATTATCTGGAAAAGATAGAAGGGCTGTTTAGCTCACGACCGCATGTATCTGAAAATCAAGATGGGAGATAA